A single window of Chloracidobacterium thermophilum B DNA harbors:
- a CDS encoding ArsR/SmtB family transcription factor yields MPISSHRLSDEALELVAARFRVLSEPTRLKLLNLLREHGELNVTEIVAETGYGQANVSKHLMQLLEAGMVARRRDGTSVRYRIADESIFALCELVCAGIEAQLQARQAALAASANVPAA; encoded by the coding sequence TCCCACCGTTTGAGTGACGAAGCCCTGGAACTGGTAGCGGCCCGCTTTCGTGTGTTGTCCGAACCGACACGCCTGAAGTTGCTCAACCTCCTGCGGGAGCATGGGGAACTGAACGTGACGGAAATCGTCGCCGAGACAGGCTACGGCCAGGCCAATGTTTCCAAGCACCTGATGCAGTTGCTTGAAGCTGGCATGGTCGCCCGCCGCCGGGACGGGACGAGCGTGCGGTACCGCATCGCCGACGAGAGCATCTTTGCCCTGTGCGAACTGGTGTGTGCCGGTATCGAAGCCCAGTTGCAGGCGCGGCAGGCGGCGCTGGCTGCGAGTGCCAACGTCCCCGCGGCGTGA
- a CDS encoding cytochrome ubiquinol oxidase subunit I — MNYPFWDVPLIGSGWVIGLIAIFHVMISHFAVGGGFYLPMAEAKALREGREDWLRALRDHARFFIILTGVFGAMSGVGIWFAIGLAHPESTSTLIHNFVFGWAIEWVFFIVELTAAAVYYYGWDKLPRRTHLIVGWIYAFCAWMSLVIINGILTFMLTPGASWLGAAGTGQEAAYFWQAFFNPTYFPSLVLRTLVCISMAGVYALITASRIDPIAEPQLKDELIRWSAKWLLPSFILVPVCFFWYLASVPESQRALLNLGISTIGQGTFTQVTRAATVVVMTSATILAFVYFSAWRNSRHFNLGRALCVLFLAFAATASAEHSREMLRKPFVIGEHMYSNGIRKQEVERFNREGYLANSMWLKTDVPPVSLRQVAFGREIGPETTANLARGELMFRGQCLACHTVEGYRPMARLLQGRDRQAIMAFLKTLHENKPDSPYRSYMPPLVGTPDEIEALADYLDAILNHNVKTRSGHIAQAGKTNF; from the coding sequence ATGAACTATCCGTTCTGGGATGTTCCCCTCATCGGTAGCGGTTGGGTCATCGGACTCATTGCCATCTTCCACGTCATGATTTCGCACTTCGCCGTGGGCGGGGGCTTCTACCTGCCGATGGCCGAAGCCAAGGCGCTGCGGGAAGGCCGCGAAGACTGGCTGCGCGCGCTGCGCGACCATGCCCGGTTCTTCATCATTCTGACCGGTGTATTTGGTGCAATGTCGGGCGTGGGCATCTGGTTTGCCATCGGGCTGGCACACCCGGAGTCCACCAGCACGCTCATCCACAACTTTGTTTTCGGTTGGGCGATTGAGTGGGTGTTCTTCATCGTCGAGCTGACCGCGGCCGCCGTGTACTACTACGGCTGGGACAAGCTTCCCCGCCGCACCCACCTCATCGTAGGCTGGATTTATGCCTTCTGCGCGTGGATGAGTCTGGTCATCATCAACGGCATTCTGACCTTCATGCTCACGCCCGGCGCGAGCTGGCTTGGTGCTGCCGGCACGGGACAGGAAGCGGCCTATTTCTGGCAGGCGTTTTTCAACCCGACCTACTTCCCCAGCCTCGTGCTGCGGACGCTGGTGTGCATCTCTATGGCTGGGGTGTATGCCCTCATCACCGCCAGCCGGATTGATCCAATTGCCGAACCGCAGCTCAAGGATGAACTCATCCGTTGGTCTGCCAAGTGGCTCCTGCCATCGTTCATCCTCGTGCCGGTCTGCTTCTTCTGGTACTTGGCCAGTGTGCCGGAATCCCAGCGCGCCCTGCTGAACTTGGGGATTTCCACCATCGGACAGGGCACGTTCACGCAGGTAACGCGCGCCGCCACGGTCGTTGTCATGACCTCGGCGACGATTCTGGCCTTTGTGTACTTTTCGGCCTGGCGCAACTCACGGCACTTCAACCTGGGACGTGCGCTGTGTGTCCTGTTTCTGGCCTTTGCCGCCACGGCCTCGGCCGAGCATTCGCGGGAAATGCTGCGCAAGCCGTTTGTCATTGGCGAGCACATGTATTCAAACGGCATCCGCAAGCAGGAAGTCGAGCGCTTCAACCGCGAAGGCTATCTGGCGAATTCGATGTGGCTGAAAACCGATGTGCCACCGGTCTCCCTGCGGCAGGTGGCCTTTGGACGTGAGATTGGGCCGGAGACGACGGCCAACTTGGCGCGGGGTGAACTCATGTTTCGCGGGCAGTGTCTGGCGTGCCATACGGTCGAGGGCTACCGCCCCATGGCGCGTCTGCTTCAGGGCCGCGACCGGCAGGCTATTATGGCCTTTCTGAAAACGCTTCACGAAAACAAGCCGGATTCACCCTACCGGAGCTACATGCCGCCGCTGGTCGGGACGCCGGATGAGATCGAGGCCCTGGCGGACTACCTCGATGCCATCCTCAACCACAACGTCAAAACCCGCTCCGGCCACATTGCCCAGGCCGGCAAAACCAACTTCTGA
- a CDS encoding cytochrome b — translation MDASWSPKPDVARSRSLATAVYEWVDERLGLEEILALARKKTVPDHKHSFWYYWGGISLFFFFVQVFSGVLLLVYYRPGAEAYESVRQITYDIQFGWLIRSAHSWSANLMVFAVFVHMFSVYFMKAYRKPREFGWWSGMALLALTLLFGFSGYLLPMDDLAYFATKVGLEIPAALPLVGTFLTDIVRGGPEVSETTIQRFFALHVVILPLIYLPILAFHLWLVQKHGNALPPSEEAKPESERRTIPFFPDFFSLDLGMWLIALNVLSILASLYPWQLGPQADPLAPAPVGIHPEWYFMSQFQVLKVFGRWFPGAAGEALGISLFTLAIVIWAAIPLFDTRTAGGRRAQMATYFGYFALLGMIVFSIWGYLDLK, via the coding sequence ATGGACGCATCGTGGTCACCAAAGCCTGATGTGGCGCGCTCCCGCTCGCTCGCCACCGCCGTTTACGAGTGGGTGGACGAACGGCTGGGACTGGAAGAAATCCTGGCACTGGCGCGCAAGAAAACCGTCCCCGACCACAAGCATTCGTTTTGGTACTACTGGGGCGGCATTTCCCTGTTTTTCTTCTTCGTACAGGTTTTCAGCGGCGTCCTGCTGCTGGTCTATTACCGGCCTGGTGCGGAGGCGTATGAATCCGTCCGCCAGATTACCTACGACATCCAGTTCGGGTGGCTCATCCGCTCGGCGCACTCATGGTCGGCGAACCTCATGGTGTTTGCCGTCTTCGTGCACATGTTTTCAGTCTATTTCATGAAGGCCTACCGCAAGCCCCGTGAGTTTGGCTGGTGGAGCGGCATGGCCCTGCTGGCCCTGACGCTGCTGTTTGGCTTCAGCGGCTACCTGCTCCCGATGGATGACCTGGCCTACTTTGCCACCAAAGTCGGGCTGGAAATCCCGGCCGCCCTGCCGCTGGTGGGCACCTTCCTGACGGACATCGTACGCGGCGGCCCCGAAGTGAGCGAAACGACCATCCAGCGGTTCTTTGCCCTGCACGTCGTCATCCTGCCGCTCATCTACCTGCCCATCCTGGCCTTTCACCTGTGGCTCGTGCAGAAGCACGGGAATGCCCTGCCGCCCAGTGAAGAAGCCAAACCGGAAAGCGAACGGCGGACGATTCCTTTCTTCCCCGATTTCTTCTCGCTCGATTTGGGCATGTGGCTCATTGCCCTCAATGTGCTTTCGATTCTGGCGTCGCTGTACCCGTGGCAGTTGGGGCCGCAGGCCGACCCGCTGGCCCCAGCGCCGGTGGGCATTCACCCGGAATGGTACTTCATGAGCCAGTTTCAGGTGCTCAAGGTCTTTGGGCGCTGGTTTCCCGGTGCAGCCGGTGAGGCGCTGGGCATTTCCCTCTTTACCCTCGCCATTGTCATCTGGGCCGCGATTCCACTGTTTGACACCCGCACCGCCGGCGGACGGCGGGCGCAGATGGCGACGTATTTTGGCTACTTTGCCCTGCTGGGCATGATTGTCTTCAGCATCTGGGGCTATCTCGACCTCAAGTAA
- a CDS encoding QcrA and Rieske domain-containing protein: MPDVPATEHTLEQTEVTTDATRRTFVALGIGALGACYAGLIGYPVYQYLATPARKAAAQGAVTQAVLDGADKLPPGSSLMFKFGTTPAMLIHHTDGSWVALGAVCTHLACTVSYEPEQSRIYCACHGGVYDPKTGQNVAGPPPKPLTRYSVEVQDGRIVVTKA; encoded by the coding sequence ATGCCTGATGTGCCTGCCACGGAACACACCCTGGAACAGACTGAAGTCACCACGGATGCCACCCGCCGTACCTTTGTCGCCCTTGGCATCGGGGCGCTGGGCGCCTGTTATGCCGGACTTATCGGCTATCCGGTGTACCAGTATCTCGCCACACCGGCCCGCAAGGCCGCCGCTCAAGGGGCGGTGACGCAGGCCGTCCTGGATGGGGCAGACAAACTTCCGCCGGGTTCTTCCCTGATGTTCAAGTTCGGAACGACGCCCGCCATGCTCATTCACCACACGGACGGCAGTTGGGTCGCGCTGGGCGCGGTCTGTACGCATTTGGCCTGTACGGTGAGTTATGAACCGGAACAATCCCGGATTTACTGCGCCTGCCACGGCGGAGTGTATGACCCGAAGACGGGCCAGAACGTCGCCGGCCCGCCCCCCAAACCCCTGACCCGCTACAGTGTGGAGGTTCAAGATGGACGCATCGTGGTCACCAAAGCCTGA